One Nicotiana sylvestris chromosome 12, ASM39365v2, whole genome shotgun sequence genomic window carries:
- the LOC138884319 gene encoding uncharacterized protein: protein MSHKYTGDRSGTGSLTRHIKTHPRDKARFLQMKAQLEGTSVDSAVNPSTGSNLVQPGINTVTGGILYYDPNRDREELAKMITVMCLPYTFASNPNWVHYIRRVFNPTYKGWPRATVKSDIYKFKHEYEQYLRYLFTHIPNQISITTDIGRSGNDCDYLTVTSHWIDEEWTMQKRIIARVTHGLEKENPDGSFDLLEWWKAREKHFPVLARMARDILSIQASTVASESAFSQARLQIGYHRASMRDSLEK, encoded by the exons atgtcgcataaatatactggagaccgtagcggcacgggtagtttgactaggcacataaaaacacaccctagagataaggctagatttttacaaatgaaagcgcagctagaggggacaagtgtagattctgcggttaaccctagtacaggttcaaatctagttcaaccaggaattaacactgtcaccggaggtattttatattacgatccaaatagagatcgtgaagaattagcaaagatgattactgttatgtgcttaccttatacttttgcttctaatcctaattgggttcattatattagaagagtttttaatcctacttataaaggttggcctcgcgcaacagttaagagtgatatttataaattcaaacatgaatatgaacaatatttgcggtatttatttactcatatacctaatcagatttctattactactgatattggtagaagtggtaatgattgtgattatctaactgttacaagtcattggatagatgaggaatggacaatgcaaaaacgcataattgcgcGCGTCACACat ggacttgaaaaggagaatccagacggctcttttgatcttttggaatggtggaaggcaagggaaaaacattttccggttcttgcaaggatggctcgggatattttatcaattcaagcttcaactgttgcatcagagagcgctttcagtcaagcaagactgcaaataggttaTCATAGAGcttctatgagggatagcttggaaaaatga
- the LOC104214656 gene encoding uncharacterized protein translates to MQSGAAGEESNSGLHQILVEKFFSLESSYRKLVEQFNLLYQEKNKKSIVNMDSDEKLTDFSGEMELYSGVFFSGSPYKNVLNCMGHAVHVNRADTGEIIYWNRFAERLYGYKDHEILGQRSTELLICEEYHELARIFMEKLSCGESWSGLFPFKKRSGQIFMAMVTKSPLYEDGELFGVITVSNDTASFINVNPRNASIHEDNSQPDARGINFKRIQWQPRPQIASSVSNLASKVFSLKRGEDTCNTSGDARDRDQVDLDAKEGKPLKPPRAPAARLSFNLLGGKNKANAESSEKDESTFDIAQPSKIAAKVMSKLNIAGFGHLGKEKGQHNGDDNTRVREDVAEPYPPTASDAKSNCCHFGDEHIYLQKNQKRTCFDPGPTCAPTTGQDVVEGPSGTFSRNSKECPEASKIPEQYPGSCMNDEELKPQLRKSNLSAVEDSSQQLLECQQSPKSGGSVDSRGSSSNITENELSLMVDCEILWEDIILKEEIGRGSYGVVYHGIWNGSDVAVKVYFGNQCCDETLLDYKKEIEIMKRLRHPNVLLFMGAIFSQEKPAIVTEFLPRGSLFKTLHRNNKPLDFSRRLRMALDVARGMNYLHRRNPPIVHRDLKSSNLLVDKSWTVKVGDFGLSRFKDATFLTSKSGRGTPQWMAPEVLRNEPSTEKSDIFSFGVILWELMTESIPWSNLNSLQVVGVVGFMNRRLEIPENLDTRVSPIIRDCWQSNPALRPSFEDIIQRMTDVILSFTGLPARKNTAILSNTI, encoded by the exons ATGCAAAGTGGAGCTGCCGGCGAAGAGTCAAACTCTGGTCTTCATCAAATCTTGGTTGAAAAATTCTTCTCACTGGAATCAAGTTATAGGAAACTTGTGGAACAATTCAATTTGTTATatcaagaaaaaaataagaaaagtattgTAAATATGGATTCAGATGAAAAATTAACAGATTTTTCAGGTGAAATGGAGTTATATTCTGGAGTTTTCTTTAGTGGGAGTCCGTACAAGAACGTGTTGAATTGCATGGGTCATGCAGTTCACGTTAATAGAGCTGATACTGGAGAAATTATTTACTG GAATCGATTTGCTGAAAGACTTTACGGTTATAAAGATCATGAAATACTTGGACAAAGGTCCACTGAACTGCTTATCTGTGAAGAATATCATGAACTGgctaggattttcatggaaaaGTTGAGCTGTGGAGAATCATGGTCAGGTCTCTTTCCTTTTAAGAAGAGGTCCGGTCAGATCTTTATGGCAATGGTGACGAAAAGCCCATTGTACGAGGATGGTGAGCTTTTTGGTGTTATCACTGTTTCGAATGACACGGCTTCATTTATTAATGTAAACCCAAGGAACGCTAGCATCCATGAGGATAATAGTCAACCTGACGCACGAGGAATAAATTTCAAAAGGATTCAATGGCAGCCACGGCCACAAATTGCATCGTCTGTTTCAAATCTG GCCTCGAAAGTTTTCTCACTGAAGCGTGGAGAGGATACGTGCAACACATCTGGAGATGCAAGGGACAGAGATCAGGTGGATTTAGATGCCAAAGAAGGGAAACCGCTGAAGCCGCCCAGAGCACCT GCGGCACGGCTGAGTTTCAATTTGCTTGGCGGGAAGAATAAAGCTAATGCAGAGAGCTCTGAGAAGGATGAGTCTACATTTGACATTGCTCAGCCTTCCAAAATC GCAGCAAAGGTTATGTCAAAGCTGAACATTGCAGGATTTGGGCACCTTGGTAAAGAGAAGGGTCAACACAATGGGGATGACAATACTCGTGTTAGAGAGGATGTAGCTGAACCATATCCGCCCACAGCTTCAGACGCTAAATCAAATTGTTGTCACTTTGGTGATGAACATATTTACCTCCAGAAAAACCAGAAAAGAACTTGTTTTGATCCGGGACCAACGTGTGCCCCTACAACGGGGCAAGATGTTGTAGAGGGTCCAAGTGGAACCTTCTCAAGGAACTCCAAGGAATGTCCCGAGGCATCTAAAATTCCTGAGCAGTATCCGGGATCATGTATGAATGATGAAGAGCTTAAGCCACAGCTCAGAAAATCAAATCTCTCAGCGGTGGAAGATTCATCGCAGCAGCTTTTAGAATGCCAGCAATCACCAAAGTCAGGGGGGAGCGTTGATAGCCGTGGAAGTTCATCAAACATAACTGAGAATGAGTTAAGCTTGATGGTAGATTGTGAAATCTTATGGGAAGATATCATCCTAAAGGAGGAAATTGGACGAG gtTCATATGGTGTTGTATATCATGGAATCTGGAATGGATCG GATGTTGCTGTTAAGGTTTATTTCGGGAATCAATGCTGCGATGAAACATTGCTCGACTACAAAAAGGAG ATTGAAATAATGAAAAGACTCAGACATCCTAACGTGTTGCTATTCATGGGGGCCATATTTTCTCAAGAAAAACCTGCTATCGTCACTGAGTTTTTGCCCAG GGGAAGTCTTTTCAAAACGCTTCACCGAAATAATAAGCCATTAGACTTCAGTCGGCGTCTTAGGATGGCCCTCGATGTG GCAAGAGGTATGAATTATTTGCATCGCCGAAACCCACCTATTGTACATAGAGACCTGAAATCTTCAAATCTGCTTGTCGATAAAAGTTGGACTGTCAAG GTTGGAGATTTTGGCCTTTCAAGATTTAAAGATGCAACCTTTCTAACATCAAAATCTGGGCGAGGGACG CCGCAGTGGATGGCTCCTGAAGTACTTCGAAATGAACCTTCAACAGAGAA ATCTGATATCTTCAGTTTTGGTGTGATCCTATGGGAATTAATGACTGAATCTATACCATGGAGCAACCTTAACTCTTTACAG GTTGTAGGAGTTGTTGGATTTATGAATCGTAGATTGGAAATTCCAGAAAATCTTGATACTCGAGTTTCTCCAATCATCCGCGATTGTTGGCAAAG CAATCCAGCACTCCGTCCATCATTTGAAGACATAATTCAAAGGATGACAGACGTAATTCTCTCGTTTACAGGGTTGCCAGCTAGGAAGAACACGGCCATATTATCAAACACGATTTGA